CACCCTGTCCTCCGGGCCGACTCCCTCTTGAACGACCGCTGGACCGCGTCCACCACTACAGGTACGTTCGCGGCGGTAGCCAACTCCGACGCGAGGCGCGCCTTGGCATTGCCCTTGATCCCGCGCGCTTCGCCCTCCCCGGAGGCCCGGGCCAGCTGCGAGGCCGCCTTCGCGACGTCGGCCGCGAGCCGCTGCGTCGTTGCCTCCCGCTGGACCACGACGTTCCTGATGGCACCGCGGACGGCTGCAACGCCGTCGCCCGTCACTGCCGAGGCGCTGAGCACGCGAATCTTACCCAGGCCGTCGCGGGCGAGGATGCCCTCCAAGGACTCCAAGACGGCTGAGGCGTCCGTGGGGCTTAGCCTGTCTACCTGGTTCAAGACCACCAGCGTGACGGCGCCGTGGGAGGCCATGGGCTTGAGGAAATCGTTGTGGACCGCTGCATCTGCATACTTCTGCGGATCAAGGACCCACACCAGGACATCCACCATGCCCACCATGCGCTGGACGATCTCCCTGTTCTCCGCACGGGTGGAATCGAAGTCCGGCAGGTCGAGGAGGACCAGGCCTGTGTCTTCGCCCGCGAGTCCGGCCACCGGGGGCAGGGTGTGGCGCTCCTTGACGTCCAGCCAGTCCAACAGCGGTCCACTGCCTTCTTCTCCCCAAATCCCTGCCAAGGGTTCCGAGGTGGTGGGACGCCGCGCCGTCGCTGCCGCGAGCACACTGCCGGACACTGCGTTGAACAATGAGGATTTGCCACTGCCGGTGGCACCGAAGAAACCCACCACGGTATGTCCTGCGGATAATGATCGCCGGGAGGCGGCGCGCTCCAGGACGTCATAAACGGATTGGAGTTCCTCATCAGGAAGGACGCCTTCGGCAAGTTCACGGGCTTCGTTGAGCGATTCGAGCCTGCGCTGCAGGTGGGAGGATTCGCGGACCTGGCTGTGGCGGCTCATGCGGCTTCCGCCAGGCGGCGAAGTGCGGTGGCGTGCCGGGCGAGGTCGCTGCCGGAACGGTGATGGGCAGCTTCAAGGCGGCCGAGGAAGCGCTGCCTTTCGTCGTCCAGGAGCCGTTGACATTGTGTATGCAGGTCCTCCCGGGCCTGTTGGGCGAGGCGCCTGACTGCGTCCTCGCCAAACACCGCTTCCAAAAGCTTCTGCCCCACTACTGCCGTTCCACCCGCGATCCCGATCTCAAGGCCTGTCAACCCAGCCGTCATGGAAAACACCACCACCATGAGCGCGGCACCCAACCCGTTGATGCCGAAGGACAGCCAGCGTGCCTGGGTCCGTTTGCCCTGTCCCTGGGTCCGGATCATCTCCATGAGGCCTTCCTGCCACGAGCGGATAGCGGCGGCGGCCCTGGCATCGAAGCCTTCGCTGGTACCGGACAGGTCATCGGGGCCCAGGAGCTGGCGGCCGGCGGGATCCGAGCGCCAACGCCTGTCAACGTTTTCCGCGGCGTTGGCAGCCTCATCCAGGATCACGGCCTGCAACCCGGTTTCGATGGCCGTCTCCACCTTCACGGCCGGGGCAGGTTCGCCCCGGAAGAAGGCCCCCATGCGGTCACGCATGCGGCCAATATTCTGCTCAAGGGTCCGGAAGAACTCACCCGTGCCGACAAAGTCCTGCCACCGTGCCAGGACTTCACCCCGCAGGAGTGCTCCATCCTTGGTTGCGGCGAGAATGCGTGAGAGTGCCAGCTCATATTCCTCCACGCAGCTTCCCTCGAGTTCGCGTGCTGCGGTGTCCTGCGCTGCCGCCGCGCCGGCTATTCCGTCCAGGCGGACGCTGACTGCCTTGACGGCTCCGTTGAGTGTTCGGCGGGCGACGTCGGCGCGGCCAACTGCATTGGCCGCCAAGGCTCCCAACCACTGGCGCAAGGGGGCCGCTGCCTCTTGTGGCAGCATTCCAAGTGCGTCCAGTTCGCTTTCCGGAACAACAAAGAGCTTCGCTTCGCCAAGGCCCTGCCGGTCCAGCATTGCCTGCAGATCGGCCTTGACCTCGTCCTCGGCGGCGGCCGGCACCCGGTCCAGGACCACGGCGACGGTGATGTCCCGCGAAGCCGCGTCAAGAAGCAGCCGCCACGGGACGGCGTCGGCGTATCGGTTGGCGGTGGTGACAAACACCCAAAGGTCCGCGGCGGCCAGGAGCTGTCCGGCCAGCCTGCGGTTGTCATCGGAGACGGAGTCGACGTCGGGCGCGTCCAGCAGCGCGATGCCTTGGGAGACGTTGTCGTGCGCCACCAGGACCAGCGAAGTGATCGCCTGGGCGTCAGGGGAAGCGCCGGCCTGGTTGGCCGGCACGGGACTTGCCGACACCGTGCCGCGGATCCGGTCCAGGTTTGGCAGGATGCGGTGCCCTTCGAAGCACTCCGCATCCTGCGGGTGGTGCAGCAGGATGGGCTGGCGCGTCGTGGGCCGGATAGCGCCGGCACGTGTGACCGGGAAGCCAACCAGCGCGTTGACCAGGGTGGACTTGCCGGCTCCGGTTGAACCGCCGACGACGGCCAGCAGCGGCGCATCCAGGCTTCGGTAGCGGGGAATGACGTAATCGTCGAGCTGGGCCAGTGACTCGCGGATCCACTGGCGGGCTTCCTGCGCTTCCGGCACCGCGAGCGGCAAGGTGGTGGCCGCAAGTTCGGCGCGTGCAGCTTCCAGGGTATCGACGGCGGCCGCCGCCCCTCGGGGTACTGGACTGGCCCCGGATGCTGATGGGTCTTGGTTTGCGATCACAGCATCATCATGCCAGCCCGATCCCGGTCCAACGCACGGGGCAGGCGCCTGGGCAAAAAGAAATCCCCCGGAACCGTGAAGTTCCGGGGGATTCAGCCGTGACCCCAGCGGGATTCGAACCCGCGTTACCGCCGTGAGAGGGCGGCGTACTAGGCCGCTATACGATGGGGCCTTGCACTTTTTGTCACCGTTTCCGGCGATCAAGCTGAATGAGTATTTCATACTTTCAGCTCCGCTCCAAATCGCTTCAGCGAAGTGGAAGTTCCGATTTTCCGGCGTATTCACGCGGATTTTCAGAGCTGGGATACCAGGACTCGAACCTAGAATGACGGTACCAGAAACCGTAGTGTTGCCAATTACACCATATCCCAAAGTGACTTTCGGACCGGAGTTCCCCGCCGCGGTTTCCCTTGGCTTTTCCCTCCGTGCCCCTCAGCACGAGTAATGACTCTACCGGAGTCTCGCCACCTGCACAAATCGTAAAGCCGTTACCTGCATCACACGGAGCTCAGGCCGCCGTCGGGGCCTTCATCAGCAACCGGGACAGGGAATCCACCTGTCGTCCGGTGAACTCCTCCACCACTTCCCCGGTCCTGTTCAACCACACGCCAACCAGTCCCGCCGCGGTTGCTCCGTCCGCATCAAGGAGCCGGTTATCGCCAACATAGAGGGTCTCCCCGGGAGCAGTTCCCAGGAGGCGCACACCTTCGAGGTAGATGGCGGGATCCGGCTTGGGAACGCCCACAGTGTCCGTACCCACCAGGGTCGCGATCCTCGCCAAGCCGGCGCCGTCCAACTTGGCGCGTTGGTAGTCATGCACGTTGTTGCTGACCGCACCGTAGGGAATCCCCGCTGCGTCCAGGGCATCCAGGACTTCCTCAACGTCGTCAAAAGCCCGCACGTACGCCGTTTGGCGCTGGTGATACTCGGCTACCCACGCCTGGGACTCCTCGCCGTCGCCCAACTCCACGCCAAAATGGCCCAGGGCGGCCCTGCCACGAAGCAGCCGCTGCTCGTTGAACGTCAGTTCCCCGGCCAGGTAGCGGTCATAGAAATGCGTGGTCTCGTGCGTGAAGATGCGGCCGAACTTCACCCACCCGGCCTGATCCAGGCCGGGCAGGAGATGTTCACTGACATCACGCAACGCAGTGGTCATGGCGTACTCAAGGTCCACCAGGGTGTCATCGATGTCGAACAGGACACCGCGGATAGTGCCAAAAGTGCTTGCGATCGCCATGACGTGAGCCTTTGCTAGCCGCGGAAAGCGCGGACGCGGGCCAGCGAGGATTCCTTGCCGAGGATCACCATGGATTCGAACAACGGAGGGGAAATGCGACGGCCGGAGATGGCGGTGCGCACCGGGCCGAACGCGGCGCGGGGCTTGATGCCGAGGTCCTCGACCAGCGCCTGCTTGAGCGCAGTCTGGATGTTCTCGGCAGTCCAGTCCGTGATCGGCTCCAAGGCTGCCAGGGCTGCGTCGAGAACTTCCTCAATGTTCTGCGGGAGACCCTTGCGGGCATCGTCCGCGACGTCGATGGCGTCATCGGACTTGAACAGGAACGCCAGCATTTCCGGAGCCTCGCCCAGGAGGGTGATGCGTTCCTGGACCAGCGGAGCTGCCTCTGCGAGGATCTCCTCCTGCCGGGGGGTGAGGATCTCGCCCACGAAACCGGCAGTGCGGAGGTAGGGAACCAGCCGCTCCTTGAAGTCCTCCGGCGCAAGCATCCGGACGTGTGTTCCGTTGATGGCTTCGGCCTTCTTGATGTCGAAGCGTGCCGGGTTGCCCAGGACGTCATGGATGTCGAAGTTGGCCACGAGCTGCTCCACCGTGAAGATGTCCTCATCCGCGCTCAGGGACCAGCCGAGCAGCGACAAGTAGTTGAGCAGGCCCTCTGGGATGAAGCCACGCTCGCGGTGCAGGAACAGGCTTGACTCGGGATCGCGCTTGGAGAGCTTCTTGTTACCCTGGCCCATGACGTACGGCAGGTGCCCGAATTCAGGCATGTACTCGGCCACCCCGATGGCGTAGAGCGCCCGGTACAGCGCAATCTGGCGCGGGGTGGAACTCAGCAGGTCCTCGCCGCGCAGGACGTGGGTGATCCCCATCAGGGCATCGTCCACCGGGTTGACCAGGGTATACAGCGGGGCGCCGTTGGCGCGGACCACTGCGAAGTCAGGGACGGAGCCGGACTTGAACGTGATTTCCCCGCGGACGAGGTCGTTGAAGGTCAGGTCTTCGTCCGGCATGCGAAGGCGCAGCACAGCCTCCCGGCCTTCGGCCTTGAACTGGGCGAGCTGCTCCTCCGTCAGGTGGCGGTCAAAGCCGTCGTAGCCGAGCTTGGGATCGCGGCCGGCTGCCTTGTGGCGGGCCTCGATCTCATCAGGGGTGGAATACGACTCGTAGACGTGTCCCCCGGCCTTGAGCTTGGCGATGACGTCCTGGTAAATGTCGCCGCGCTGCGACTGCCGGTACGGTTCGTGCGGTCCGCCGACCTCAACGCCTTCATCCCAGTTGATGCCGAGCCACTTGAGGGCGTCGAGCAACTGGTGGTAGCTCTCCTCGCTGTCGCGGGCAGAGTCGGTATCCTCGATGCGGAAGATCAGCTTGCCACCGGTGTGGCGTGCGTAGGCCCAGTTGAACAGGGCCGTTCGGATCAGCCCAACGTGCGGCGTTCCCGTCGGTGACGGGCAGAAGCGGACGCGGACCGGAGTCTCGGCGTTGACGGCAGGGATGGCGCTGGGGGCAGCGTTCGACGCAGAAGCAGTAGTCATAGTGGTTCCAACTCTACCGCTTGGCACCGCCTCGGTTTCCCGGCCGTAAACGCCCGACGGCGGCACTCGCCTTTCGTACGAAAGGTGGGTGCCGCCGTCGAGGTTTGGCTGTGGCTGGATGCCTAGCGGCGGACCACCGGGTTGGAGAGCCGGCCGATGCCTTCGATTTCCACTTCGAAACGGTCGCCTTCGCTGACCAGGCCTACCCCTGCCGGGGTGCCGGTCATGATGACGTCTCCGGGAAGGAGCGTGAACGCGTGCGAGACGATCGAGACGAGCTCGCGTACGCCACGGATCATCTGGTTGGTGCTGCCGTCCTGGCGGAGTTCACCGTTCAGCCGGCCCTGGATGGCCAGGTCTTCGTGATCAAGGTCGGTCTCGATCCACGGCCCAAGCGGCGCGGACGTGTCGAAGCCCTTGGCTCGCGCCCACTGGAGGTCCGTCTTCTGGACATCGCGGGCCGTGAGGTCGTTGCCGCAGGTGTAGCCGAAAATGACATCGTCCGCACGCTCTTCCGGAACGTCCTTGCAGATGCGGCCGATGACAACACACAGCTCGGCTTCGAAGGAAACTTCCTCCGAGAACTCGGGAAGGATGATGGGGTCATTCGGGCCGATCACGGAGGTGTTGGGCTTGAGGAACAGCAGTGGCTGCTGGGGAACTTCGTTGCCCAGTTCCGCGGCATGTTCAGCGAAGTTCCGGCCAACACCGATCACCTTGCTGCGCGGAATGATCGGAGCGAGGAGCCGAACGTCCTCGAGCTTGTGCTTCACATGGGTACGTTCGACGCCATTGAAGAAGGGGTCGCCGTTGATGACAGTGATTTCCTCACTGCCGGCCTCGCCTTCAACAACGCCGTAAAGGGGATCAGAATCAACTACAAACCGGGCGATACGCATGGGCTCAAGCCTACCGTCACGGTTCAGCTTCGCAGGTAATCCAACTGGGCCGCCACGGACGTCTCGGCCGCCCACCTGACGGACGGGTCGACGTCGGGATACACGGCGTCCGTGACTGCCCCGATGGGCGCGTCCTGGCCAAGGCGGTCAAGGGCTGTCCTGATCTGGTCCAGTCGCTGCTCGCGGTGGTCACGATACTCGCGGCACTTTACGTCCAGGGCAGGGAGCACCGGACCGTGGGCCGGCAGCAGGGTTGCGGGCCCGAGTGCCTCCAGCCGGTCCAAGCTTGCGAGGTAGTCCCCCAGCTTGCCATCCGGATAGTCCAGCACGGTGGTTCCCCGACCAAGGATGGTGTCGCCGGTGAGGACCGAACCCGTGGGGCCATCTCCTGGCAGGTGGAAGCACAGGGAGTCGGAGGTGTGGCCGGGGGTGGCAACCACGCGGATTTCAACATCGCCCACATTGAGGACTTCGCCATCGTGGAGGGGCTCGCCGCCGTGGCAGTATTCGGCCAAGGCGGCCCGGACAGGAGCACCGGTCAGAGCGTGGAAACGAGCCGATGCCTCCGTGTGGTCCGCGTGCCGGTGCGTGATCAGTACGACGTCCACCCTTCCGGTCGCAGCAAGCTCGGCCAGGTGCTGCTCATCCTCGGGTCCCGGGTCCACCACTGCGACGCGGCCGGAACCGGGCGCACCGATGACGTAGGAGTTGGTGCCGTCCAAGCTCATCGGCCCCGGGTTGGGGGCCAGCCGGAAACGGGTCAACTCGCTGCTGCGCTGCAGGGAAGAGCCGCCGCCACTCGGTGAGATGCCGGCGGACGGGTTGCCTGAGGACGCGTTGCCGGAAGTCGAACTGTTGGAAGGTGAGTTGCCGGAAGTCGCCATTGATTCAGAAGTCACTCCCCCATCTTGGCACTTCCCGATCCTCTCTCACATCCCACCCCGTACCAACCAACCCTCACTCCCATCCCCCCCACCAACCAACCCTCACTCACATCCCCCCACCAACCAACCCTCACTCACATCCCACCCCCTCGCAGGTTGTCAAACTGTGTGGAGTCAGTGGGTGGGTTGTTGGTTGGTTTTTCGGGGAGGTTGATTCCGACGTGGCTTCGTGGGGCCGGTGTGGTGGGTCGTTGCCGGAATCGGTGAGGGTTCTGGTCGTAGTAGTGCTGGAGGGCTCGGTCGCGTGTCTTCCAGATGTTTTTCCAGGAGCCGTCGTGGACTTCAGCTGGTGAAAACAAGGCGATGCCTGAGTGTTTGTGCTCGGTGTTGTACCAGGGCACGTAGTCTCCGAGGTAGGTCCTGGCGGTTTCGAGATCTTTGAAGATCCGTGGGTAGCCGGGCCTGTATTTCATGGTCCGGAACCCGGACTCTGAAAAAGGGTTGTCGTTCGATACGTAGGGCCGTTTGTGGGTGAGTTCCACGCCGTGTCCGGTGAGTGTGTCACGGAGCAGGTTTGATTTCATGGCCGGCCCTGAATCGGCATGAACGATGCGGGGTGCGCCGTGCCGGGCGATGGCGGTTTCGAACATCTCGGCTGCGAGGTGGTCCGCTTCTCGTTCCTCGATCCGCCAGGCGACCATCTGCCGGGAGTAGATATCCAGAACCGAGTAGGCCTTGAACGTTTTTCCGCGCCAGGGCGAGTAGAGATCGGTGATGTCCCAGGACCAGACCTGGCCCGGGCCGGTGGCCTTCAGAACGGGTTTCTCCCGCGGGGGCCGTTTGTTCTCGCTTCTGGTAGGGACGGTTGGGCGGAGCATCTGGTCCTCGATCTGCGCTGCGACCCGCCACCAGGTGCGGCGGGACGCAAGCATCACCCCGGCGTCCCAGGCCGTCGCGAAGGAATGGTCAACGGAGACCTGATCGGCCCAGCCTCCCATGATGTATTCGGCGATCCGGTCCCGGTCCCGGCCGCTGATCCGCGATTCATAGGCCCGCTCGGACTGCCCGAGCGGGTCTTGCACTCGTTCGCGGGGGTTCTGCCGGTAGTGCCACGTCGAGCGCGAAACGCCCGCGACCTTGAGGGCTTGCCGCTGCGAGCCGGTGAGCTCTTTCAGGTCCCGGACGAGGAGGTTCTCGGCTTCGATGAACTTTTCGGATCGTTCGTCGGAGCCGTATCGGGCTCTGGCACGCTCAACCCGTGCAAGAGCCCGATAGCTTTTCCCAAAGCTTCATTCGTGCCCTCAAGCTCCCGGACGCGGCTCTTGAGCTGTTCGACGTCGGACTGGTGTTGGGCGATTTCCTTGGCGCGCGCTCTTTCAAACGCGGACCACTCGCCATTCGTGCGGGCCATGTTCCCATGCTCTCGTGGAATCAGATTCCGGTCGAGGTCACCTTCCTGGATCATCCTCCGCCACTTCCGGAACGTCCACTCAGTCACTGGCTGGGAAGCAAGCCACTCCTTCCTCGTCCCGTACGGCTGCACGTAATACTCATGCACCAAATCCCTGATCTCATCGCGACTAATACCACGCGGCCCAACAGTCATGGCAGCTCCTGCTCTCTTCAATCACCGACTGACTCACAACCAGCCTGACTTAGAGGGCCTACCAACCAACCCTCACTCACATCCCACCCCCTACCAGCCAATCTCCGTCACTGGTCCGACATCCGAAGTATGCTCGACGGCGATATCCGGCGCCTTCGGTTCGTGGCCACTTTGGACTCTTGTACGCAGAACGTGAGAGAGCGCCCAAGGCAAACGGGTGGGACGTGAGAGAGCATCCAAGGGAAACGGGTGGAACGTGAGAGAGCATCCACGGCAAACGGGTGGAACGTGAGAGAGCATCCGGGGGAAGCGGGTGGAACGTGAGAGAGCATCCGGGGGAAGCAGGACGGCGGCCCTTCCGCTTGATAACCAAGGGAAGGGCCGCCGTCGTGCGGTGGTATTTCGGGACGTTCGGAAGGCTAGACCAGGCGGGTGAGCCAGCCGTGGGTGTCCTCGACGGTTCCGGTCTGGATGCCCAGGAGTTGCTGGCGGATGGCCATGGTGGTGTCGCCGGCCTTCGCGTCTTCGGAGCCGATGAACTCGGTTGCGTCCTTGAGGACACCGATCGGCGTGATCACAGCAGCGGTACCGCAGGCGAACACCTCGGTGATCTCACCGGAGGCGACGCCGTCGCGCCATTCGTCCAGGGTGATCTTGCGCTCGCTGACTTCGCGACCCATGTCCTTTGCCACCTGGATGACGGACATGCGGGTGACGCCTTCAAGGATGGTGCCACTCAGGGCCGGGGTGACGAGGGAGCCGTCCTTCAAGACGAAGAAGACGTTCATGCCGCCGAGTTCTTCCACGGCGTCGTCGTTGAAGTGGTCCAGGAAGAGGACCTGCTTGCAGCCGTTCGCTTCAGCTTCCTGCTGGGCGATCAAAGAAGCTGCGTAGTTGCCGCCGCACTTGGCCGCTCCGGTTCCGCCGCGGCCGGCGCGGGCGTATTCGCGGGAGATCCAGATGGAGACCGGCTTGAGCTCGCCACCGAAGTAGTTACCGGCGGGGGAAGCAATAACGCGGAAGGACACCTCGCGGGCAGCACGAACGCCAAGGAAAGCCTCGGTGGCGATCATGAACGGACGCAGGTAAAGGGCTTCGCCGTCGCCCGACGGAACCCATTCCTGGTCGGCCTGGACCAGTTCACGGATGGCACCGAGGAAGTATTCCTCCGGCAGTTCCGGAAGGGCGAGCCGGCGGGCAGACTTGTTGAGGCGGGCGGCGTTGGCCTCCGGACGGAAAGTCCAGACAGAACCGTCAGCGTGGCGGTAGGCCTTGAGGCCCTCGAAGATCTCCTGGCCGTAGTGCAGGACCGCAGCCGACGGGTCAAGGGAAATCGGTCCGTAGGGCTCGATCCGGGCGTTCTGCCAACCGCCATTGCCATCGGCGTCGACTTTGTAGTCGACGACGGCGGTGTGGTCGGTGAAGTAGTCGCCAAATCCCGGGTTCGCCAGGATGGCTGCACGCTCCTCAGCAGACTTCGGTGTTTCCGAAAGCTGCTGGCTGAATTCGACGCCATGGGCAGTCTGAGTCATGTTTCCTCCACAGTCAGCTACCTGGCAGGGCGAACCCGGCCCCGAAGGGTGTGGTTCAGCGATGGACCAGGGAAGCAGGTAAATAATTCAAGACAAGCTTACGCCTGAGATTTGGGCCTAAAGTGCGGCCGCAATGGCATCGCCGATGGCAGCTGTGCTGCGCGGCTCGCCGGTGCGGCTTTCGACGTCGGCGACTACTGCCGCTTCGATCTTGCGGGCCGCCGTGGTGTAGCCAAGGTGGTCCAGGAGGAGCACTGCGGAGAGGATGGCCGCGGTGGGGTCGGCTTTCTGCTGTCCGGCGATATCCGGAGCGGAGCCGTGGACGGGTTCGAACATGGACGGTGCTGTGCGGTCCATGTTGATGTTGCCCGATGCCGCCAGGCCAATGCCGCCGGTGACGGCAGCGGCGAGGTCGGTGAGGATGTCGCCGAAGAGGTTGTCGGTGACGATGACGTCGAAGCGGGAGGGCTCGGTCACCATGAAGATGGTGGCGGCGTCAATGTGCAGGTAGTCGTGGGTGACCTCGGGGAATTCCTTGGCCACAGCCTCGACTGTCCGCTTCCACAAATGCCCGGCGAAGACGAGCACGTTGTGCTTGTGGACGAGAGTGACGTGCTTGCGCGGACGCTCGCTGGCGCGGCGGAAGGCATCGCGGACAACACGCTCGACGCCGTGTGCCGTGTTGAGGGAGACCTCGGTGGCGACTTCGTGCGGAGTGCCGCCTCGCAAGGTTCCACCGTTGCCCACGTAGGGACCCTCGGTACCTTCGCGGACCACGATGAAGTCGATCGTTCCTGGGTTGGCCAGGGGGCTGCCGACGGTTCCGTACAGCCGGGATGGGCGCAGGTTCACGTAGTGGTCGAGGGTGAAGCGGAGCCTGAGGAGCATTTCGCGTTCGATGATGCCCGACGGGATGCGGGTATCGCCGGGTGCAGCGCCCACGGCCCCGAAAAGGATGGCATCACGGGTGCGCAGGTCTGCCAGGACCTCGTCGGGAAGGGTCTCGCCGGTCTCAAGCCAGTGCTGGGCACCGAGCTTGTAGTTGGTCAGCTCAAGGGAGACGCCTTCGGCGGCGACGGCCTTTTCGAGGACCTTGACGGCTTCGGCGATGACCTCTGGGCCAATGCCGTCGCCTGGGATGACAGCGAGATTGATGGACGTTGCACTCATACGTCTATCTAGCCAAGCAATCCACATGCTGGTCAAAATCGTCTCACTCTGCGAACAGTGTGTCGGCCCAGGGTTAAGACCACGGCATGATGCCCGGACGGTCCGGCTCCGCATAGAGTCGTATGCGTGGATAGCAGGCATGCAATATACGAATGGTTCCGGGTCAACCGCTTCAAAGTGGACCTTACGGCTACGTGCCTCCTGATCCTGCTCTTTGGGCCGGTCTATCTCCTTGCCGGGCACCCGTGGCTCGCCCTCCTTTCCTGCAGCTTGCTGTTGCCCCTCGCTTGGCGACGCACCCGGCCCGCCATGGCCGCCGTCGTCGTTATCCTTGTGTGCTTGGTCCAGTGGGCGGTGGGTGCGGAACCCGTGGCGGGCCAGATCGCAGTTCCACTCGTCACTTACGCCACCGCCGCTTACGGACCGGCCTGGGCAAGCCGGACAGTATTGCTCGCAGGGATGCTTGGCGGCATCATGCTGACCACACGCGAGTTCTCCAGCAGTGCCGAGTCGGGCATCATGGGCCTCACCATCGGGGCCCTCTATACGGTGCTGATTTGGATGCTGGTGCTGGTGAGTTGGACGTTGGGAGACCTCACCCGCGTCCGACGGCTCCAGCTCCAGGCATTGGAGGACCGCACGCGGCGCCTTGAAGTAGAACAACAGCAGGAGCGCCAGTTGGCAGCAGCTGACGAACGGTCCCATATTGCGCGGGAAATGCACGACATCGTGGCCCACTCGTTGTCCGTGATCATTACCCAGGCAGACGGCGCACGGTACGCAGCCGCAGCGAAGCCCGAACTCGCCACCGAAGCGCTGGCCACCATTGCCGCCACAG
This Paenarthrobacter sp. GOM3 DNA region includes the following protein-coding sequences:
- a CDS encoding 3-isopropylmalate dehydrogenase codes for the protein MSATSINLAVIPGDGIGPEVIAEAVKVLEKAVAAEGVSLELTNYKLGAQHWLETGETLPDEVLADLRTRDAILFGAVGAAPGDTRIPSGIIEREMLLRLRFTLDHYVNLRPSRLYGTVGSPLANPGTIDFIVVREGTEGPYVGNGGTLRGGTPHEVATEVSLNTAHGVERVVRDAFRRASERPRKHVTLVHKHNVLVFAGHLWKRTVEAVAKEFPEVTHDYLHIDAATIFMVTEPSRFDVIVTDNLFGDILTDLAAAVTGGIGLAASGNINMDRTAPSMFEPVHGSAPDIAGQQKADPTAAILSAVLLLDHLGYTTAARKIEAAVVADVESRTGEPRSTAAIGDAIAAAL
- a CDS encoding sensor histidine kinase, with the protein product MDSRHAIYEWFRVNRFKVDLTATCLLILLFGPVYLLAGHPWLALLSCSLLLPLAWRRTRPAMAAVVVILVCLVQWAVGAEPVAGQIAVPLVTYATAAYGPAWASRTVLLAGMLGGIMLTTREFSSSAESGIMGLTIGALYTVLIWMLVLVSWTLGDLTRVRRLQLQALEDRTRRLEVEQQQERQLAAADERSHIAREMHDIVAHSLSVIITQADGARYAAAAKPELATEALATIAATGRDSLAEMRRLLGVLRSDDDSPTRPQPRLSDLDELLLGFRAATLQVAFDQSGVPRRALPAGAELTAYRIIQEALTNVIKHAGPKASARVTLAWQGRGLQLDIVDDGRGAAADPPAAGGGNGLRGMGERVSLYDGSLTAGPEQGGGFSVSAFIPYSEA